From a single Apium graveolens cultivar Ventura chromosome 2, ASM990537v1, whole genome shotgun sequence genomic region:
- the LOC141706424 gene encoding uncharacterized protein LOC141706424 codes for MTDSSSAAATSYIRMVQHLIEECILFNMSKEECMEALAKHANILPVITSTVWKELEKENKEFFEAYSMNTEEIQGLVKEKPAVTDYELETMKRRIHKMLSDLNSRANGSSC; via the exons ATGACTGATTCATCTTCCGCTGCTGCTACTTCATACATCCGCATG GTGCAACACTTGATAGAGGAGTGCATATTGTTTAACATGAGCAAGGAAGAATGCATGGAAGCTCTCGCCAAACATGCCAACATCTTACCAGTCATTACTTCCACAG TGTGGAAGGAGCTGGAGAAAGAGAACAAAGAGTTCTTTGAGGCTTACTCCATGAATACAGAAGAAATACAAGGTTTGGTAAAGGAAAAACCAGCAGTTACTGATTATGAGTTGGAAACAATGAAGCGAAGGATCCACAAGATGCTAAGTGATCTTAATTCTAGGGCTAATGGATCAAGTTGTTAG